From a single Triplophysa rosa linkage group LG17, Trosa_1v2, whole genome shotgun sequence genomic region:
- the LOC130567899 gene encoding sodium- and chloride-dependent GABA transporter 2-like isoform X1, which translates to MEETRSISTADGAAMDPQDQKEFTDPNQPEAREKWANKTEFLLSMAGEIIGLGNVWRFPYLCYKNGGGVFFIPYFIFLFFCGIPIFFLETALGQYTSEGGVTAWRKICPMFEGVGVASQVIVVYLNIYYIVVLAWALFYLFNSFWSTLPWTSCNNYWNTENCQNVSVSYTGVQRSPTDWSFLFNETEKFGHNYSLSSQNGSEWPPLKIIFPEQDYWFHRMLRVSNSGGLESVNADLAMCLLLAWVICYFCIFKGVKSSGKVVYFTATFPYLMLFILFIRGVTLPGASTGITYYLYPDISKLSNPDVWRDAGTQVFFSYAVCQGVLTALGSYNRYHNNCYKSVKFCVNVQHRTCLTPDVADISTLSFIVVYLYPVLHRDCIALCVLNSSTSIFAGFVVFSIMGFMSEQLGLPMEDIVSSGPGLAFIAYPRALSLLPGPQFWSFLFFLMILLLGLDSQFVCVESLATALTDLFPGHLRKRRELLVLAIAVVCFLLGLPFITKGGIHLFNVMDTYGPSGTNLLFIACFESVVVAWVYGANRFNDNIEDMIGYAPLGNGVLKYCWLFITPFICGATLLYNLLGSRNVSTDEFVPDWTYKIAPLFTFIPMICIPMFVLISIRKGPGIITPSSDLKQIRPNSPRLTIFNRVIFKPQISQSNQEDVKEKATADFTSGV; encoded by the exons atggaAGAGACTAGAAGCATTAGCACTGCTGATGGCGCTGCTATGGACCCACAGGACCAAAAAGAGTTCACAGATCCCAACCAGCCCGAGGCCAGAGAGAAATGGGCCAATAAGACTGAGTTTTTGCTGTCCATGGCTGGAGAGATCATAGGCTTGGGAAATGTGTGGCGCTTCCCCTACCTATGCTACAAAAATGGAGGCG GTGTGTTTTTCATCCCTTATTTCATCTTCCTGTTCTTTTGTGGAATCCCAATATTCTTCCTGGAGACTGCATTGGGTCAGTACACCAGCGAGGGAGGCGTGACCGCTTGGAGAAAAATCTGCCCTATGTTTGAAG GGGTCGGTGTTGCCTCTCAAGTTATAGTTGTATATCTCAATATATATTACATTGTTGTTCTGGCTTGGGCACTGTTCTATCTGTTCAACTCTTTCTGGAGTACTCTACCTTGGACTTCCTGCAACAACTATTGGAACACAG AAAACTGCCAAAATGTAAGTGTTTCATACACAGGTGTGCAGAGATCTCCCACAGACTGGTCTTTCCTCTTCAATGAAACAGAGAAATTTGGCCACAATTACAGCTTGAG tTCTCAAAATGGATCTGAATGGCCGCCTTTAAAAATAATCTTCCCTGAACAAGATTACTGGTT TCATCGCATGTTGCGGGTATCAAACAGTGGTGGTCTGGAGAGCGTGAATGCTGATCTTGCCATGTGTCTTCTGCTGGCTTGGGTCATCTGTTATTTCTgcatctttaaaggggtcaagtCCTCAGGCAAG GTTGTGTACTTCACAGCTACGTTCCCATACCTAATGCTATTCATCCTGTTCATTAGAGGTGTAACCCTGCCTGGGGCTTCAACGGGCATTACTTATTACCTTTATCCTGACATCAGTAAACTCTCCAACCCTGAC gTTTGGCGTGATGCAGGTACTCAGGTGTTTTTCTCGTACGCCGTGTGTCAAGGAGTCCTCACAGCGCTGGGCAGTTACAACAGATACCACAATAACTGCTATAAGTCTGTAAAATTCTGTGTTAATGTTCAACATCGCACCTGCCTCACTCCTGATGTGGCAGATATAAGTACTTTGTCATTTATCGTTGTATATTTGTATCCTGTGTTGCACAGGGATTGTATAGCACTCTGCGTGTTGAACAGCTCAACCAGCATCTTTGCTGGGTTTGTGGTCTTCTCTATCATGGGGTTCATGTCCGAACAGCTTGGTTTACCCATGGAGGATATTGTATCATCAG GTCCTGGATTAGCTTTTATAGCATATCCCAGAGCTCTGTCTCTGTTACCTGGACCCCAGTTCTGGTCATTTCTGTTCTTTCTTATGATACTTTTGCTGGGCCTTGACAGCCAG tttgtgtgtgtggagagttTAGCCACAGCCCTCACTGATCTGTTTCCTGGACATTTACGCAAACGACGTGAGCTTTTAGTGTTAGCCATCGCTGTTGTGTGCTTCCTACTGGGTCTTCCATTCATCACAAAG GGAGGAATCCATCTGTTCAATGTGATGGACACCTATGGCCCCAGTGGAACCAACTTGCTCTTTATCGCCTGCTTTGAGAGCGTTGTTGTCGCATGGGTCTATG GTGCAAATCGTTTCAACGACAACATTGAGGATATGATAGGATATGCACCATTAGGAAATGGAGTGCTGAAGTACTGCTGGCTCTTCATTACTCCTTTCATCTGTGGC GCCACCCTGCTATATAACCTGCTGGGTAGTAGAAATGTGTCCACTGATGAATTTGTGCCCGACTGGACTTACAAAATTGCACCTCTGTTCACGTTCATTCCTATGATCTGTATTCCAATGTTTGTCCTCATCTCCATACGAAAG GGTCCTGGCATCATCACTCCCTCTAGTGACCTAAAGCAGATCCGACCGAACAGTCCACGTCTTACAATTTTTAATCGAGTTATCTTTAAACCACAAATATCCCAGAGCAATCAGGAAGATGTAAAAGAAAAAGCCACAGCAGACTTCACCAGTGGAGTTTGA
- the LOC130567899 gene encoding sodium- and chloride-dependent GABA transporter 2-like isoform X2 produces the protein MEETRSISTADGAAMDPQDQKEFTDPNQPEAREKWANKTEFLLSMAGEIIGLGNVWRFPYLCYKNGGGVFFIPYFIFLFFCGIPIFFLETALGQYTSEGGVTAWRKICPMFEGVGVASQVIVVYLNIYYIVVLAWALFYLFNSFWSTLPWTSCNNYWNTENCQNVSVSYTGVQRSPTDWSFLFNETEKFGHNYSLSSQNGSEWPPLKIIFPEQDYWFHRMLRVSNSGGLESVNADLAMCLLLAWVICYFCIFKGVKSSGKVVYFTATFPYLMLFILFIRGVTLPGASTGITYYLYPDISKLSNPDVWRDAGTQVFFSYAVCQGVLTALGSYNRYHNNCYKDCIALCVLNSSTSIFAGFVVFSIMGFMSEQLGLPMEDIVSSGPGLAFIAYPRALSLLPGPQFWSFLFFLMILLLGLDSQFVCVESLATALTDLFPGHLRKRRELLVLAIAVVCFLLGLPFITKGGIHLFNVMDTYGPSGTNLLFIACFESVVVAWVYGANRFNDNIEDMIGYAPLGNGVLKYCWLFITPFICGATLLYNLLGSRNVSTDEFVPDWTYKIAPLFTFIPMICIPMFVLISIRKGPGIITPSSDLKQIRPNSPRLTIFNRVIFKPQISQSNQEDVKEKATADFTSGV, from the exons atggaAGAGACTAGAAGCATTAGCACTGCTGATGGCGCTGCTATGGACCCACAGGACCAAAAAGAGTTCACAGATCCCAACCAGCCCGAGGCCAGAGAGAAATGGGCCAATAAGACTGAGTTTTTGCTGTCCATGGCTGGAGAGATCATAGGCTTGGGAAATGTGTGGCGCTTCCCCTACCTATGCTACAAAAATGGAGGCG GTGTGTTTTTCATCCCTTATTTCATCTTCCTGTTCTTTTGTGGAATCCCAATATTCTTCCTGGAGACTGCATTGGGTCAGTACACCAGCGAGGGAGGCGTGACCGCTTGGAGAAAAATCTGCCCTATGTTTGAAG GGGTCGGTGTTGCCTCTCAAGTTATAGTTGTATATCTCAATATATATTACATTGTTGTTCTGGCTTGGGCACTGTTCTATCTGTTCAACTCTTTCTGGAGTACTCTACCTTGGACTTCCTGCAACAACTATTGGAACACAG AAAACTGCCAAAATGTAAGTGTTTCATACACAGGTGTGCAGAGATCTCCCACAGACTGGTCTTTCCTCTTCAATGAAACAGAGAAATTTGGCCACAATTACAGCTTGAG tTCTCAAAATGGATCTGAATGGCCGCCTTTAAAAATAATCTTCCCTGAACAAGATTACTGGTT TCATCGCATGTTGCGGGTATCAAACAGTGGTGGTCTGGAGAGCGTGAATGCTGATCTTGCCATGTGTCTTCTGCTGGCTTGGGTCATCTGTTATTTCTgcatctttaaaggggtcaagtCCTCAGGCAAG GTTGTGTACTTCACAGCTACGTTCCCATACCTAATGCTATTCATCCTGTTCATTAGAGGTGTAACCCTGCCTGGGGCTTCAACGGGCATTACTTATTACCTTTATCCTGACATCAGTAAACTCTCCAACCCTGAC gTTTGGCGTGATGCAGGTACTCAGGTGTTTTTCTCGTACGCCGTGTGTCAAGGAGTCCTCACAGCGCTGGGCAGTTACAACAGATACCACAATAACTGCTATAA GGATTGTATAGCACTCTGCGTGTTGAACAGCTCAACCAGCATCTTTGCTGGGTTTGTGGTCTTCTCTATCATGGGGTTCATGTCCGAACAGCTTGGTTTACCCATGGAGGATATTGTATCATCAG GTCCTGGATTAGCTTTTATAGCATATCCCAGAGCTCTGTCTCTGTTACCTGGACCCCAGTTCTGGTCATTTCTGTTCTTTCTTATGATACTTTTGCTGGGCCTTGACAGCCAG tttgtgtgtgtggagagttTAGCCACAGCCCTCACTGATCTGTTTCCTGGACATTTACGCAAACGACGTGAGCTTTTAGTGTTAGCCATCGCTGTTGTGTGCTTCCTACTGGGTCTTCCATTCATCACAAAG GGAGGAATCCATCTGTTCAATGTGATGGACACCTATGGCCCCAGTGGAACCAACTTGCTCTTTATCGCCTGCTTTGAGAGCGTTGTTGTCGCATGGGTCTATG GTGCAAATCGTTTCAACGACAACATTGAGGATATGATAGGATATGCACCATTAGGAAATGGAGTGCTGAAGTACTGCTGGCTCTTCATTACTCCTTTCATCTGTGGC GCCACCCTGCTATATAACCTGCTGGGTAGTAGAAATGTGTCCACTGATGAATTTGTGCCCGACTGGACTTACAAAATTGCACCTCTGTTCACGTTCATTCCTATGATCTGTATTCCAATGTTTGTCCTCATCTCCATACGAAAG GGTCCTGGCATCATCACTCCCTCTAGTGACCTAAAGCAGATCCGACCGAACAGTCCACGTCTTACAATTTTTAATCGAGTTATCTTTAAACCACAAATATCCCAGAGCAATCAGGAAGATGTAAAAGAAAAAGCCACAGCAGACTTCACCAGTGGAGTTTGA
- the LOC130567899 gene encoding sodium- and chloride-dependent GABA transporter 2-like isoform X3, whose translation MAGEIIGLGNVWRFPYLCYKNGGGVFFIPYFIFLFFCGIPIFFLETALGQYTSEGGVTAWRKICPMFEGVGVASQVIVVYLNIYYIVVLAWALFYLFNSFWSTLPWTSCNNYWNTENCQNVSVSYTGVQRSPTDWSFLFNETEKFGHNYSLSSQNGSEWPPLKIIFPEQDYWFHRMLRVSNSGGLESVNADLAMCLLLAWVICYFCIFKGVKSSGKVVYFTATFPYLMLFILFIRGVTLPGASTGITYYLYPDISKLSNPDVWRDAGTQVFFSYAVCQGVLTALGSYNRYHNNCYKSVKFCVNVQHRTCLTPDVADISTLSFIVVYLYPVLHRDCIALCVLNSSTSIFAGFVVFSIMGFMSEQLGLPMEDIVSSGPGLAFIAYPRALSLLPGPQFWSFLFFLMILLLGLDSQFVCVESLATALTDLFPGHLRKRRELLVLAIAVVCFLLGLPFITKGGIHLFNVMDTYGPSGTNLLFIACFESVVVAWVYGANRFNDNIEDMIGYAPLGNGVLKYCWLFITPFICGATLLYNLLGSRNVSTDEFVPDWTYKIAPLFTFIPMICIPMFVLISIRKGPGIITPSSDLKQIRPNSPRLTIFNRVIFKPQISQSNQEDVKEKATADFTSGV comes from the exons ATGGCTGGAGAGATCATAGGCTTGGGAAATGTGTGGCGCTTCCCCTACCTATGCTACAAAAATGGAGGCG GTGTGTTTTTCATCCCTTATTTCATCTTCCTGTTCTTTTGTGGAATCCCAATATTCTTCCTGGAGACTGCATTGGGTCAGTACACCAGCGAGGGAGGCGTGACCGCTTGGAGAAAAATCTGCCCTATGTTTGAAG GGGTCGGTGTTGCCTCTCAAGTTATAGTTGTATATCTCAATATATATTACATTGTTGTTCTGGCTTGGGCACTGTTCTATCTGTTCAACTCTTTCTGGAGTACTCTACCTTGGACTTCCTGCAACAACTATTGGAACACAG AAAACTGCCAAAATGTAAGTGTTTCATACACAGGTGTGCAGAGATCTCCCACAGACTGGTCTTTCCTCTTCAATGAAACAGAGAAATTTGGCCACAATTACAGCTTGAG tTCTCAAAATGGATCTGAATGGCCGCCTTTAAAAATAATCTTCCCTGAACAAGATTACTGGTT TCATCGCATGTTGCGGGTATCAAACAGTGGTGGTCTGGAGAGCGTGAATGCTGATCTTGCCATGTGTCTTCTGCTGGCTTGGGTCATCTGTTATTTCTgcatctttaaaggggtcaagtCCTCAGGCAAG GTTGTGTACTTCACAGCTACGTTCCCATACCTAATGCTATTCATCCTGTTCATTAGAGGTGTAACCCTGCCTGGGGCTTCAACGGGCATTACTTATTACCTTTATCCTGACATCAGTAAACTCTCCAACCCTGAC gTTTGGCGTGATGCAGGTACTCAGGTGTTTTTCTCGTACGCCGTGTGTCAAGGAGTCCTCACAGCGCTGGGCAGTTACAACAGATACCACAATAACTGCTATAAGTCTGTAAAATTCTGTGTTAATGTTCAACATCGCACCTGCCTCACTCCTGATGTGGCAGATATAAGTACTTTGTCATTTATCGTTGTATATTTGTATCCTGTGTTGCACAGGGATTGTATAGCACTCTGCGTGTTGAACAGCTCAACCAGCATCTTTGCTGGGTTTGTGGTCTTCTCTATCATGGGGTTCATGTCCGAACAGCTTGGTTTACCCATGGAGGATATTGTATCATCAG GTCCTGGATTAGCTTTTATAGCATATCCCAGAGCTCTGTCTCTGTTACCTGGACCCCAGTTCTGGTCATTTCTGTTCTTTCTTATGATACTTTTGCTGGGCCTTGACAGCCAG tttgtgtgtgtggagagttTAGCCACAGCCCTCACTGATCTGTTTCCTGGACATTTACGCAAACGACGTGAGCTTTTAGTGTTAGCCATCGCTGTTGTGTGCTTCCTACTGGGTCTTCCATTCATCACAAAG GGAGGAATCCATCTGTTCAATGTGATGGACACCTATGGCCCCAGTGGAACCAACTTGCTCTTTATCGCCTGCTTTGAGAGCGTTGTTGTCGCATGGGTCTATG GTGCAAATCGTTTCAACGACAACATTGAGGATATGATAGGATATGCACCATTAGGAAATGGAGTGCTGAAGTACTGCTGGCTCTTCATTACTCCTTTCATCTGTGGC GCCACCCTGCTATATAACCTGCTGGGTAGTAGAAATGTGTCCACTGATGAATTTGTGCCCGACTGGACTTACAAAATTGCACCTCTGTTCACGTTCATTCCTATGATCTGTATTCCAATGTTTGTCCTCATCTCCATACGAAAG GGTCCTGGCATCATCACTCCCTCTAGTGACCTAAAGCAGATCCGACCGAACAGTCCACGTCTTACAATTTTTAATCGAGTTATCTTTAAACCACAAATATCCCAGAGCAATCAGGAAGATGTAAAAGAAAAAGCCACAGCAGACTTCACCAGTGGAGTTTGA
- the LOC130567899 gene encoding sodium- and chloride-dependent betaine transporter-like isoform X4, translating to MEETRSISTADGAAMDPQDQKEFTDPNQPEAREKWANKTEFLLSMAGEIIGLGNVWRFPYLCYKNGGGVFFIPYFIFLFFCGIPIFFLETALGQYTSEGGVTAWRKICPMFEGVGVASQVIVVYLNIYYIVVLAWALFYLFNSFWSTLPWTSCNNYWNTENCQNVSVSYTGVQRSPTDWSFLFNETEKFGHNYSLSSQNGSEWPPLKIIFPEQDYWFHRMLRVSNSGGLESVNADLAMCLLLAWVICYFCIFKGVKSSGKVVYFTATFPYLMLFILFIRGVTLPGASTGITYYLYPDISKLSNPDVWRDAGTQVFFSYAVCQGVLTALGSYNRYHNNCYKSVKFCVNVQHRTCLTPDVADISTLSFIVVYLYPVLHRDCIALCVLNSSTSIFAGFVVFSIMGFMSEQLGLPMEDIVSSGPGLAFIAYPRALSLLPGPQFWSFLFFLMILLLGLDSQFVCVESLATALTDLFPGHLRKRRELLVLAIAVVCFLLGLPFITKGGIHLFNVMDTYGPSGTNLLFIACFESVVVAWVYGKM from the exons atggaAGAGACTAGAAGCATTAGCACTGCTGATGGCGCTGCTATGGACCCACAGGACCAAAAAGAGTTCACAGATCCCAACCAGCCCGAGGCCAGAGAGAAATGGGCCAATAAGACTGAGTTTTTGCTGTCCATGGCTGGAGAGATCATAGGCTTGGGAAATGTGTGGCGCTTCCCCTACCTATGCTACAAAAATGGAGGCG GTGTGTTTTTCATCCCTTATTTCATCTTCCTGTTCTTTTGTGGAATCCCAATATTCTTCCTGGAGACTGCATTGGGTCAGTACACCAGCGAGGGAGGCGTGACCGCTTGGAGAAAAATCTGCCCTATGTTTGAAG GGGTCGGTGTTGCCTCTCAAGTTATAGTTGTATATCTCAATATATATTACATTGTTGTTCTGGCTTGGGCACTGTTCTATCTGTTCAACTCTTTCTGGAGTACTCTACCTTGGACTTCCTGCAACAACTATTGGAACACAG AAAACTGCCAAAATGTAAGTGTTTCATACACAGGTGTGCAGAGATCTCCCACAGACTGGTCTTTCCTCTTCAATGAAACAGAGAAATTTGGCCACAATTACAGCTTGAG tTCTCAAAATGGATCTGAATGGCCGCCTTTAAAAATAATCTTCCCTGAACAAGATTACTGGTT TCATCGCATGTTGCGGGTATCAAACAGTGGTGGTCTGGAGAGCGTGAATGCTGATCTTGCCATGTGTCTTCTGCTGGCTTGGGTCATCTGTTATTTCTgcatctttaaaggggtcaagtCCTCAGGCAAG GTTGTGTACTTCACAGCTACGTTCCCATACCTAATGCTATTCATCCTGTTCATTAGAGGTGTAACCCTGCCTGGGGCTTCAACGGGCATTACTTATTACCTTTATCCTGACATCAGTAAACTCTCCAACCCTGAC gTTTGGCGTGATGCAGGTACTCAGGTGTTTTTCTCGTACGCCGTGTGTCAAGGAGTCCTCACAGCGCTGGGCAGTTACAACAGATACCACAATAACTGCTATAAGTCTGTAAAATTCTGTGTTAATGTTCAACATCGCACCTGCCTCACTCCTGATGTGGCAGATATAAGTACTTTGTCATTTATCGTTGTATATTTGTATCCTGTGTTGCACAGGGATTGTATAGCACTCTGCGTGTTGAACAGCTCAACCAGCATCTTTGCTGGGTTTGTGGTCTTCTCTATCATGGGGTTCATGTCCGAACAGCTTGGTTTACCCATGGAGGATATTGTATCATCAG GTCCTGGATTAGCTTTTATAGCATATCCCAGAGCTCTGTCTCTGTTACCTGGACCCCAGTTCTGGTCATTTCTGTTCTTTCTTATGATACTTTTGCTGGGCCTTGACAGCCAG tttgtgtgtgtggagagttTAGCCACAGCCCTCACTGATCTGTTTCCTGGACATTTACGCAAACGACGTGAGCTTTTAGTGTTAGCCATCGCTGTTGTGTGCTTCCTACTGGGTCTTCCATTCATCACAAAG GGAGGAATCCATCTGTTCAATGTGATGGACACCTATGGCCCCAGTGGAACCAACTTGCTCTTTATCGCCTGCTTTGAGAGCGTTGTTGTCGCATGGGTCTATG GAAAAATGTAA